The following coding sequences lie in one Mycobacterium gordonae genomic window:
- a CDS encoding arylsulfatase, with the protein MTGSGQSGQFQGKIELDIRDSEPDWGPYAAPTAPENSPNILYLVWDDTGIATWDCFGGLVEMPAMTRIAERGVRLSQFHTTALCSPTRASLLTGRNATTVGMATIEEFTDGFPNCNGRIPADTALLSEVLNERGYNTYCVGKWHLTPLEESSMAATKRHWPTSRGFERFYGFMGGETDQWYPDLVYDNHPVNPPGTPEDGYHLSKDLADKTIQFIRDAKVIAPDKPWFSYVCPGAGHAPHHVWKEWADKYDGVFDMGYEKYREVALEKQKAMGIVPPDTELSPINPYLDVKGPNGEPWPLQDTVRPWDSLNDEEKKLFSRMAEVFAGFLSYTDAQIGRILDYLEESGQLDNTIIVVISDNGASGEGGPNGSVNEGKFFNGYIDTVEESMKLFDQLGGPQTYNHYPIGWAMAFNTPYKLFKRYASHEGGIADTAIISWPNGIAAHGEIRDNYVNVSDVTPTVYDLLGMTPPDTVKGIPQKPLDGVSFKAALEDPGADTGKTTQFYTMLGTRGIWHRGWFANTVHAATPAGWSHFEADRWELFHIEADRSQCHDLAAERPDKLDELKALWFSEAEKYNGLPLSDLNILETMTRSRPYLVGERDSYVYYPDCADVGIGAAAEIRGRSFAVLADVTVETTGAEGVLYKQGGAHGGHVLFIQDGRLQYVYNFLGERHQHIQSHAPIPLGRHLFGVRYERTGTVPNSHTPIGSVTLYFDEHPVGTLPDVVTHPGTFGLAGAGITVGRNGGSAVSNKYKAPFLLTGASVVQVTMDLSGRPYEDVEKALALAFSRD; encoded by the coding sequence ATGACGGGGTCGGGTCAATCAGGGCAGTTTCAGGGCAAGATTGAACTGGATATTCGCGATTCGGAACCGGACTGGGGTCCCTATGCGGCGCCGACCGCCCCGGAGAATTCCCCCAACATCCTCTACCTTGTATGGGACGACACCGGAATCGCGACCTGGGACTGCTTCGGCGGCCTGGTCGAGATGCCCGCCATGACGCGGATCGCCGAGCGCGGCGTGCGGCTGTCGCAGTTCCACACGACCGCGCTGTGCTCCCCGACCCGGGCGTCGCTGCTGACCGGCCGCAACGCCACTACCGTCGGCATGGCGACCATCGAAGAGTTCACCGACGGCTTTCCCAACTGCAACGGTCGCATCCCTGCCGACACCGCGTTGCTCTCCGAGGTGCTCAACGAGCGCGGCTACAACACCTACTGCGTGGGCAAGTGGCATCTGACGCCGTTGGAGGAGTCCAGCATGGCCGCCACCAAGCGACACTGGCCGACCTCCCGTGGCTTCGAGCGGTTCTACGGGTTCATGGGCGGGGAAACCGACCAGTGGTACCCCGACCTGGTGTACGACAACCATCCGGTGAACCCGCCGGGCACCCCCGAGGATGGGTACCACCTGTCGAAGGATTTGGCGGACAAGACAATTCAGTTCATCCGTGACGCCAAGGTGATCGCGCCCGACAAACCGTGGTTCAGCTACGTCTGCCCCGGCGCGGGCCACGCGCCGCACCATGTCTGGAAGGAATGGGCCGACAAGTACGACGGCGTGTTCGACATGGGCTACGAGAAGTACCGCGAGGTCGCGCTGGAGAAGCAGAAGGCGATGGGGATCGTGCCCCCGGACACCGAGTTGTCGCCGATCAACCCCTATCTCGACGTCAAGGGCCCCAACGGCGAGCCGTGGCCGCTGCAGGACACGGTGCGACCCTGGGATTCGCTCAACGACGAAGAGAAGAAGCTGTTCAGCCGGATGGCCGAGGTGTTCGCCGGCTTTCTGAGTTACACCGATGCCCAGATCGGCCGGATCCTGGACTATCTGGAAGAGTCCGGTCAGCTGGACAACACCATCATCGTGGTCATCTCCGACAACGGTGCCAGTGGCGAAGGCGGCCCGAACGGATCGGTCAACGAAGGCAAGTTCTTCAACGGCTACATCGACACCGTCGAGGAGAGCATGAAGCTCTTCGATCAGCTGGGCGGGCCGCAGACCTACAACCACTACCCGATCGGCTGGGCGATGGCGTTCAACACGCCCTACAAGCTGTTCAAGCGCTACGCCTCGCATGAGGGTGGCATCGCCGATACCGCCATCATCTCCTGGCCGAACGGCATTGCCGCGCACGGTGAGATCCGGGACAACTACGTCAACGTCAGCGACGTCACTCCGACCGTCTACGACCTGCTGGGCATGACGCCGCCGGACACCGTCAAGGGCATCCCGCAGAAGCCGCTGGACGGCGTGAGTTTCAAAGCGGCCCTTGAGGATCCCGGCGCCGATACCGGCAAGACAACCCAGTTCTACACCATGCTGGGCACCCGCGGGATCTGGCATCGGGGATGGTTCGCCAACACCGTGCACGCCGCCACCCCCGCCGGCTGGTCACACTTCGAGGCAGACCGCTGGGAGCTGTTCCACATCGAAGCCGACCGCAGCCAATGCCACGACCTGGCCGCCGAGCGGCCGGACAAGCTCGACGAACTCAAGGCGCTGTGGTTCTCCGAGGCCGAGAAGTACAACGGGCTGCCGCTTTCGGATCTCAACATCCTGGAAACGATGACTCGTTCGCGGCCCTACCTGGTGGGCGAGCGGGACAGCTACGTCTACTACCCCGACTGCGCCGACGTGGGTATCGGCGCCGCCGCGGAGATCCGCGGCCGGTCCTTCGCCGTGCTCGCCGACGTGACGGTGGAGACCACCGGCGCCGAAGGGGTGCTCTACAAGCAGGGCGGCGCACATGGCGGACATGTGCTGTTCATCCAGGACGGCCGCTTGCAGTACGTCTACAACTTCCTCGGCGAACGTCATCAGCATATCCAGTCCCACGCCCCGATCCCGTTGGGGCGCCACCTGTTCGGGGTTCGGTACGAGCGCACCGGAACCGTTCCCAACAGCCACACCCCGATCGGAAGCGTGACGCTGTACTTCGACGAGCACCCCGTCGGCACGCTGCCCGACGTGGTCACCCACCCGGGCACATTCGGGCTGGCCGGTGCTGGGATCACCGTAGGCCGCAATGGCGGTTCGGCGGTGTCCAACAAGTACAAGGCGCCGTTCCTGCTCACCGGCGCTTCGGTCGTCCAGGTCACCATGGACCTCTCCGGCCGGCCTTATGAAGACGTGGAAAAAGCGCTCGCCCTTGCTTTTTCGCGTGACTGA
- a CDS encoding formylglycine-generating enzyme family protein — protein MLTELVELPGGSFRMGSTSFYPEEAPVHTVTVAPFAVERHPVTNAQFAEFVAATGYVTVAERPLDPALYPGANPADLVPGAMVFRPTAGPVDLRDWRQWWDWAPEASWLRPFGSGSDLMVLGDRDEHPVVQVAYPDAAAYARWAGRRLPTEAEWEYAARGGATGTYAWGDEEKPGGRPMANTWQGRFPYLNEGARGWIGTSPVGAFPANGFGLVDMIGNVWEWTTTEFSAHHRITQPPKACCTPTGPPDPTVSQTLKGGSHLCAPEYCHRYRPAARSPQSQDTATTHIGFRCVVDLPNKESFAK, from the coding sequence GTGTTGACGGAGCTGGTCGAACTTCCCGGTGGATCGTTCCGCATGGGGTCGACGAGCTTTTACCCGGAAGAAGCCCCTGTCCACACCGTGACCGTCGCCCCCTTCGCGGTGGAGCGGCACCCGGTGACCAACGCGCAGTTCGCTGAATTCGTCGCCGCCACAGGCTATGTGACGGTAGCCGAGCGGCCACTCGACCCCGCGCTGTATCCGGGCGCCAACCCCGCCGACCTGGTGCCGGGAGCGATGGTGTTCCGGCCGACGGCGGGGCCGGTCGATCTTCGCGACTGGCGGCAGTGGTGGGACTGGGCACCGGAGGCCAGCTGGCTCCGGCCGTTCGGGTCAGGCAGCGACCTCATGGTCTTAGGCGACCGGGACGAGCACCCCGTCGTGCAGGTGGCCTATCCCGACGCGGCGGCCTACGCGCGCTGGGCGGGGCGGCGGCTGCCCACGGAGGCCGAATGGGAATACGCCGCCCGCGGCGGGGCAACGGGGACCTACGCCTGGGGGGATGAAGAAAAGCCGGGCGGCCGGCCGATGGCCAACACGTGGCAGGGCCGGTTTCCGTATCTCAACGAGGGTGCGCGGGGCTGGATCGGTACCTCGCCGGTGGGGGCGTTCCCGGCCAACGGCTTCGGGCTTGTCGACATGATCGGCAACGTCTGGGAGTGGACCACGACCGAGTTCAGTGCGCACCACCGAATCACCCAGCCGCCCAAGGCATGCTGCACGCCGACCGGCCCGCCGGACCCGACGGTGAGTCAGACTCTCAAGGGCGGATCGCACCTGTGCGCGCCGGAGTACTGCCACCGCTACCGGCCGGCGGCGCGCTCGCCGCAATCGCAGGACACCGCGACCACCCATATCGGTTTCCGTTGTGTGGTCGACCTGCCGAACAAAGAAAGTTTCGCTAAATAA
- a CDS encoding DUF4436 domain-containing protein, whose protein sequence is MVYVLSLVGVHLLATSAEPLAEPDFGTTEDTVVQVKVEELDTVNNRLKVSVLVIPEDAKFDKKFHVLTQDLAVRIYPENDLGDLQYPIGKSPAQQATYLDAEGDPANWPFDSYSTGTISAQVFGGSGENRSVEDARVEVTGSVGGWDVSVQRVGESTQSSPRPDNVIITLHRSKSTLIFDLGIVLVLVALPALALWVSIPMALGKKKFLPPFVSWFAAMLFAVVPLRNIFPGKPPEGSWVDQAITLWVLLALIVAMTLFILAYRKQSD, encoded by the coding sequence GTGGTCTATGTGCTCTCGCTGGTCGGCGTGCACCTGTTGGCGACCTCCGCCGAGCCGCTGGCCGAGCCGGACTTCGGCACCACCGAGGACACCGTGGTGCAGGTGAAGGTCGAGGAGTTGGACACGGTCAACAACCGCCTCAAGGTGAGTGTGCTGGTCATTCCCGAGGATGCAAAGTTCGACAAGAAGTTTCACGTGTTGACCCAGGATCTGGCCGTGCGGATATACCCGGAGAACGACCTGGGTGACCTGCAGTACCCGATCGGCAAGTCGCCGGCACAACAGGCCACCTATCTGGATGCGGAGGGTGACCCGGCCAACTGGCCCTTCGACTCCTACAGCACGGGAACCATTTCCGCGCAGGTGTTCGGGGGAAGCGGGGAGAACCGCTCGGTAGAGGACGCCCGTGTCGAGGTGACCGGATCTGTCGGGGGCTGGGACGTGAGCGTGCAACGTGTCGGCGAATCCACCCAGAGTTCGCCCCGGCCGGACAACGTGATCATCACCTTGCACCGGTCCAAGAGCACGCTGATCTTCGACCTCGGCATCGTGCTGGTGCTGGTCGCTCTGCCCGCGCTGGCGCTGTGGGTGTCCATCCCCATGGCGTTGGGCAAGAAGAAGTTCCTGCCGCCGTTTGTCTCGTGGTTCGCCGCCATGCTGTTCGCGGTGGTTCCGTTGCGCAACATCTTCCCGGGGAAGCCGCCGGAAGGATCCTGGGTCGACCAGGCCATCACGCTATGGGTACTGCTCGCATTGATCGTCGCGATGACCCTGTTCATCCTGGCGTACCGAAAACAGTCGGACTGA
- the pstS gene encoding phosphate ABC transporter substrate-binding protein PstS yields the protein MKRDRPAVAIGVLATGALLLSACTTAQATLPYVRGAKVECGGKQTLVASGSTAQAHAMRRFIDAYHNACNQQTLTYNAIGSGAGINEFLSGKTDLAGSDTPLSGEQSAAAKERCGGVDAWNLPVVFGPLAITYNLANVDTLVIDGPTLAKIFNGTITRWDDPALTALNASMPAEDIRVVYRSDASGTTDNFQSYLHAASAGAWKQGTGKAFHGGVGVGAVGNKGTAELVKSTEGAISYNELSFALEQGLYAAEIKTPASRRSLRPVRIGTDTVGKTISGAKIVGAGNNLVLDISSFYNPAQPDVYPIVLATYEIVCSKYPTPEVARAVKAFLQAAIGPGQVDVNRLGYIPLPPGFQARVSEAVDAIGGVGGSLQAE from the coding sequence ATGAAGCGCGACCGACCTGCCGTTGCCATCGGCGTGCTGGCCACGGGTGCGCTGCTGCTCTCGGCGTGCACCACCGCCCAGGCCACCCTCCCCTATGTCAGGGGCGCGAAGGTGGAATGCGGCGGCAAACAGACCCTGGTGGCCAGCGGATCGACCGCACAGGCGCATGCGATGAGGCGCTTCATCGACGCCTACCACAACGCCTGCAACCAACAGACACTCACCTACAACGCCATCGGCTCGGGTGCCGGCATCAACGAGTTCTTGTCCGGTAAAACCGATTTGGCCGGATCGGACACACCCCTGTCGGGCGAGCAGTCCGCCGCCGCCAAAGAGCGGTGCGGCGGGGTCGACGCATGGAACCTGCCCGTCGTGTTCGGTCCGCTGGCCATCACCTACAACCTCGCTAACGTGGACACGCTGGTGATCGACGGGCCCACGCTCGCCAAGATCTTCAACGGCACCATCACGCGCTGGGACGACCCTGCACTGACCGCGCTGAACGCCTCCATGCCGGCCGAAGACATCCGCGTCGTTTACCGCAGCGACGCCTCGGGCACCACCGACAACTTCCAGTCCTACCTGCACGCCGCGTCCGCCGGGGCGTGGAAGCAAGGCACCGGCAAGGCTTTCCACGGCGGCGTCGGTGTCGGCGCGGTCGGCAACAAGGGCACCGCGGAGTTGGTCAAATCCACCGAAGGCGCGATCAGCTACAACGAATTGTCCTTCGCGCTCGAGCAAGGGCTTTACGCCGCCGAGATCAAGACACCCGCAAGCCGCCGGTCGCTGCGGCCGGTGCGGATCGGCACGGACACCGTCGGAAAGACCATCAGCGGCGCAAAGATCGTCGGCGCGGGCAACAACCTCGTGCTCGATATCTCGTCGTTCTACAACCCAGCCCAACCCGACGTCTACCCGATCGTCCTGGCCACCTATGAGATCGTCTGCTCCAAGTACCCGACACCCGAAGTGGCGCGGGCGGTCAAGGCGTTCCTGCAGGCCGCGATCGGGCCGGGCCAGGTCGATGTGAACAGGTTGGGCTACATTCCACTGCCGCCGGGATTCCAGGCGCGGGTGTCCGAAGCCGTCGACGCGATCGGCGGAGTGGGTGGCTCACTGCAGGCGGAATGA
- a CDS encoding DUF4436 domain-containing protein has protein sequence MTTEAPPTPAADKPRPPAEKPHKKKKKPATKKPEKPRILVGIIILTVIVIFYVLSLVGVHVLQRSEGPLPPLDLSQGGGDATIVQLRLEELKPVANRLTVDVLVYPSISSYDNRFDVLGTDVAVRLYPTSDLGDLHYPKGKAPAQLSTTVEAHGDPGNWPFDSYRTEPIAADAFVGPGDNLKKVPARVEVTGALDGWAISVNRVHDPAALPTSRATDNGNVVITFKRAKGPLIFDLGICLVLIALPTLALLVAVPMALGRRKFLPPFATWYAANLFAIVPLRNILPGAPPPGSWIDQAIVQWVLIALVTAMSLYIVAWVRQGD, from the coding sequence GTGACCACCGAAGCTCCACCCACCCCGGCCGCGGATAAGCCCCGGCCGCCGGCGGAGAAGCCGCACAAGAAGAAGAAAAAGCCGGCGACGAAAAAACCGGAGAAGCCGCGCATCCTGGTCGGCATCATCATCCTGACGGTCATCGTGATCTTCTATGTGTTGTCGTTGGTCGGCGTTCACGTCCTGCAGAGGTCAGAGGGCCCGCTTCCCCCGCTGGACCTGAGCCAGGGCGGCGGCGATGCGACGATCGTCCAGCTGCGCCTTGAGGAGCTCAAGCCGGTCGCCAACCGCCTAACGGTGGATGTGCTTGTCTATCCCAGCATTTCGTCGTACGACAACCGATTCGATGTGCTGGGCACCGACGTGGCCGTACGCCTCTATCCCACCAGTGACCTCGGCGACCTGCACTACCCGAAAGGCAAAGCCCCGGCCCAACTCAGCACCACCGTGGAAGCCCACGGTGATCCCGGCAACTGGCCGTTCGATTCCTATCGCACCGAACCGATCGCGGCCGATGCGTTCGTCGGGCCCGGCGACAATCTCAAGAAGGTCCCGGCTCGGGTGGAGGTGACCGGAGCGCTCGACGGTTGGGCGATCAGCGTCAACCGCGTGCACGACCCCGCCGCGCTTCCCACATCACGCGCCACGGACAACGGAAACGTGGTCATCACCTTCAAGAGGGCGAAGGGTCCGCTGATCTTCGATCTGGGCATCTGCCTGGTGCTCATCGCCCTGCCCACCCTGGCGCTGTTGGTGGCGGTGCCGATGGCATTGGGCAGACGCAAGTTTCTGCCGCCGTTCGCAACCTGGTACGCCGCGAACCTGTTCGCCATCGTCCCCCTGCGCAACATCCTTCCGGGCGCGCCTCCGCCCGGCTCATGGATCGACCAGGCGATCGTCCAGTGGGTGTTGATCGCGCTGGTGACGGCGATGAGCCTGTACATCGTGGCTTGGGTCCGGCAGGGGGACTGA
- a CDS encoding DUF4436 domain-containing protein, whose protein sequence is MPPDAPPPEPGAPQHKHMSVRKHLLLDSSILIGFAAVYIFTLLNYQWLAPHPLPKVDLRSPKDTVVKVHIDGMQTKENMLDVTLVLKPDEAIVDKKTGRLNADTAVRFPMQDDMGEVRYDLGSAPEPKDTTIEARGEPRNWPLDTYTTDPIRAEWLVGAGDSSHYEAAKIEVDGSADGFDIDVARVEDSPNDVVITLKRTRAQRIFDIGICLVLITLPAVAMFVAIQMVTRRRPFLPPFGTWYAAMLFAVVPLRNFLPGSPPTGAWIDQGLVIWVLLGLAAAMVIYIVAWYRDRA, encoded by the coding sequence GTGCCGCCCGACGCTCCGCCGCCCGAGCCGGGAGCTCCCCAGCACAAGCACATGTCGGTGCGCAAGCACCTGCTGCTCGACTCGTCGATCCTGATCGGTTTCGCCGCCGTCTACATCTTCACTCTTCTCAACTACCAGTGGCTGGCCCCGCACCCGCTGCCCAAGGTGGATCTGCGATCCCCCAAGGACACCGTGGTGAAGGTGCACATCGACGGCATGCAGACCAAAGAGAACATGCTCGACGTGACGCTGGTGCTGAAGCCGGACGAGGCGATCGTCGACAAGAAGACGGGTCGGCTGAACGCCGACACGGCGGTCCGCTTCCCGATGCAGGACGACATGGGAGAGGTGCGCTACGACCTGGGCAGCGCGCCGGAACCGAAAGACACCACCATTGAGGCCCGGGGTGAGCCGCGTAACTGGCCCCTGGACACCTACACCACCGACCCGATCCGAGCGGAGTGGCTGGTCGGAGCGGGCGACAGCAGCCACTACGAGGCGGCCAAGATCGAGGTGGACGGATCGGCGGACGGCTTCGACATCGACGTCGCGCGGGTCGAGGACAGCCCCAACGACGTCGTCATCACCCTGAAGCGGACTCGGGCGCAGCGAATTTTCGACATCGGTATCTGCCTGGTACTCATCACCCTGCCGGCGGTGGCGATGTTCGTCGCCATCCAGATGGTCACGCGCCGGCGGCCGTTCCTGCCGCCGTTCGGAACGTGGTACGCCGCGATGCTGTTTGCCGTGGTGCCGTTGCGCAACTTCCTGCCGGGCTCGCCACCGACGGGCGCCTGGATCGACCAGGGCCTGGTGATCTGGGTGCTGCTGGGCCTGGCCGCCGCGATGGTGATCTACATCGTGGCGTGGTACCGAGATCGCGCTTGA
- a CDS encoding DUF4436 domain-containing protein: MPAHSPDDAALRRRRRHLILDVSVVVSVVVVYLLSLFGYHLLATSPGPLPEPDMTTTDNSVVLVRIEQLHAVEHRLDVKVLVKPDDSMVDPRLHVLNTDTSVRFFPQNDLGDLQYPMGKLPAQVATTIPAHGEPGDWPFDTYTTDTIQADVLVGTGDGRQYKPARVEVTGVLEGWDVSASRVGRDSHDPNRPDNVIITIKRAKGPLVFDLGICLVLVALPTLALFVAIQMLTGRRKFLPPFSTWYAAMLFAVVPLRNILPGSPPAGSWVDQAVVIWVLIGLATALILYILAWHRQGD; the protein is encoded by the coding sequence ATGCCCGCGCACAGCCCCGACGATGCCGCGCTTCGGCGGCGGCGCCGCCACCTCATCCTGGACGTCTCCGTCGTCGTCAGCGTTGTCGTCGTCTACCTGCTGTCGCTGTTCGGGTACCACCTGCTGGCCACCTCGCCGGGGCCGCTGCCCGAGCCGGACATGACGACCACCGACAACAGCGTCGTCCTGGTGCGGATCGAGCAATTGCATGCCGTCGAGCATCGGCTGGACGTCAAAGTGCTTGTCAAACCTGATGATTCGATGGTCGACCCGCGCCTGCACGTGCTGAACACCGATACCTCCGTGCGGTTCTTCCCGCAGAACGACCTGGGTGATCTGCAGTACCCGATGGGCAAGTTGCCGGCGCAGGTGGCCACCACCATCCCAGCGCACGGTGAACCCGGCGACTGGCCGTTCGACACCTATACCACCGACACGATCCAGGCCGATGTGCTCGTCGGCACCGGCGACGGCCGTCAGTACAAGCCGGCCCGGGTGGAAGTGACCGGCGTTTTGGAAGGGTGGGACGTCTCCGCCTCCCGCGTCGGGCGGGACAGCCACGACCCCAACCGCCCGGACAACGTGATCATCACCATCAAGCGGGCCAAGGGGCCGCTCGTCTTCGACCTGGGGATCTGCCTGGTGCTGGTCGCATTGCCGACGCTGGCCCTATTCGTGGCCATTCAGATGCTGACCGGTCGTCGGAAGTTTCTGCCGCCTTTTTCCACCTGGTATGCCGCGATGCTGTTCGCGGTCGTGCCGTTGCGCAACATCCTGCCCGGTTCCCCGCCCGCCGGTTCGTGGGTAGACCAGGCCGTGGTGATCTGGGTGCTGATCGGCCTCGCGACCGCGCTGATCCTCTACATCCTGGCCTGGCACCGGCAAGGGGACTGA
- the rplN gene encoding 50S ribosomal protein L14, with amino-acid sequence MIQQESRLKVADNTGAKEILCIRVLGGSSRRYAGIGDIIVATVKDAIPGGNVKRGDVVKAVVVRTVKERRRPDGSYIKFDENAAVIIKPDNDPRGTRIFGPVGRELREKKFMKIISLAPEVL; translated from the coding sequence GTGATTCAGCAGGAATCGCGGCTGAAGGTCGCCGACAACACCGGCGCCAAGGAGATCTTGTGCATCCGCGTGCTCGGCGGCTCGTCGCGACGCTATGCCGGCATCGGCGACATCATCGTCGCCACGGTGAAAGACGCCATCCCGGGCGGCAACGTCAAACGGGGTGATGTCGTGAAGGCCGTCGTGGTGCGCACCGTCAAGGAGCGCAGGCGCCCGGACGGCAGCTACATCAAGTTCGACGAGAACGCCGCGGTGATCATCAAGCCCGACAACGACCCGCGCGGCACCCGCATCTTCGGACCGGTGGGCCGTGAGTTGCGGGAGAAGAAGTTCATGAAGATCATCTCGCTCGCCCCGGAGGTGTTGTAA
- the rplX gene encoding 50S ribosomal protein L24, which yields MKVHKGDTVLVIAGKDKGAKGKVIQAYPDRNRVLVEGVNRIKKHTAISTNQRGARSGGIVTQEAPIHVSNVMVVDSDGKPTRIGYRVDEETGKRVRISKRNGKDI from the coding sequence GTGAAGGTCCACAAAGGCGACACCGTGCTGGTCATCGCCGGCAAAGATAAAGGGGCCAAGGGCAAGGTGATCCAGGCCTACCCGGACCGCAACAGGGTGTTGGTCGAAGGCGTCAACCGGATCAAGAAGCACACGGCGATCTCGACCAATCAGCGCGGCGCGCGCTCGGGTGGCATCGTCACCCAGGAAGCGCCGATCCACGTGTCCAACGTGATGGTCGTCGACTCCGACGGCAAGCCCACCCGCATCGGTTACCGCGTGGACGAAGAGACCGGCAAGCGGGTCCGCATCTCCAAGCGCAACGGCAAGGACATCTGA
- the rplE gene encoding 50S ribosomal protein L5 encodes MTTAEKTQPRLKERYRNEIRDALHKQFGYRNVMQIPTVTKVVVNMGVGEAARDAKLINGAVNDLSLITGQRPEIRKARKSIAQFKLREGMPIGARVTLRGDRMWEFLDRLTSIALPRIRDFRGLSPKQFDGVGNYTFGLAEQSVFHEIDVDKIDRVRGMDISVVTSATTDDEGRALLRALGFPFKEN; translated from the coding sequence ATGACTACTGCAGAGAAGACGCAGCCGCGCCTGAAAGAGCGGTATCGCAACGAAATCCGCGACGCCCTGCACAAGCAGTTCGGCTATCGCAACGTCATGCAGATCCCCACGGTGACCAAGGTTGTGGTCAACATGGGAGTAGGCGAGGCGGCTCGCGACGCCAAGTTGATCAACGGCGCCGTCAACGACCTGTCGCTGATCACCGGACAGCGGCCGGAGATCCGCAAGGCGCGCAAGTCGATCGCGCAGTTCAAGTTGCGCGAGGGCATGCCGATCGGCGCGCGGGTCACCCTGCGCGGCGACCGGATGTGGGAGTTCCTGGACCGGCTCACCTCGATCGCGCTGCCCCGTATCCGTGACTTCCGTGGGTTGTCACCCAAGCAGTTCGACGGTGTCGGCAACTACACCTTCGGCCTCGCCGAGCAGTCGGTGTTCCACGAGATCGACGTGGACAAGATCGACCGGGTCCGCGGCATGGACATCAGCGTCGTCACCTCGGCGACGACCGACGACGAAGGACGAGCGCTGTTGCGGGCCCTCGGCTTTCCCTTCAAGGAGAACTGA
- a CDS encoding type Z 30S ribosomal protein S14, which yields MAKKALVNKANRKPKFAVRGYTRCSKCGRPRAVFRKFGLCRICLREMAHAGELPGVQKSSW from the coding sequence ATGGCGAAGAAGGCACTGGTCAATAAAGCCAACCGCAAGCCGAAGTTCGCGGTGCGCGGCTACACACGCTGCAGCAAGTGCGGCCGTCCGCGTGCGGTGTTCCGCAAGTTCGGGCTGTGCCGGATCTGCTTGCGCGAGATGGCGCATGCGGGCGAGTTGCCCGGCGTGCAGAAGAGCAGTTGGTGA
- the rpsH gene encoding 30S ribosomal protein S8, which yields MTMTDPIADFLTRLRNANSAYHDEVTLPHSKIKANIAQILKSEGYITDFRTEDARVGKSLVVQLKYGPSRERSIAGLKRVSKPGLRVYAKSTNLPRVLGGLGVAIISTSSGLLTDRQAARQGVGGEVLAYVW from the coding sequence ATGACGATGACGGATCCGATCGCAGACTTCTTGACGCGTCTGCGCAACGCCAACTCGGCCTACCACGACGAAGTGACCTTGCCGCACTCCAAGATCAAGGCCAACATCGCCCAGATCCTCAAGAGCGAGGGTTACATCACCGACTTCCGCACCGAGGATGCCCGGGTCGGTAAGTCGCTGGTCGTGCAGCTCAAGTACGGGCCCAGCCGGGAGCGCAGCATCGCGGGCCTGAAGCGGGTGTCCAAGCCCGGCTTGCGGGTGTACGCGAAGTCCACCAATCTGCCGCGGGTGCTGGGAGGCCTTGGCGTCGCGATCATTTCGACGTCGTCCGGTCTGCTCACCGACCGTCAGGCAGCCAGACAGGGCGTGGGCGGCGAAGTCCTCGCTTATGTCTGGTAG
- the rplF gene encoding 50S ribosomal protein L6: MSRIGKQPVPVPAGVDVTIEGQNVSVKGPKGTLELTVAEPITVSRNDDGAIVVARPNDERQNRSLHGLSRTLVANLVTGVTEGYTTKMEIYGVGYRVQLKGSNLEFALGYSHPVVIEAPDGITFAVQAPTKFTVTGIDKQKVGQISANIRRLRRPDPYKGKGVRYEGEQIRRKVGKTGK; encoded by the coding sequence ATGTCGCGTATTGGTAAGCAACCGGTTCCGGTTCCCGCCGGAGTCGACGTAACGATCGAGGGTCAGAACGTCTCGGTGAAGGGCCCCAAGGGCACCCTGGAACTGACCGTGGCCGAGCCGATCACGGTGTCCCGCAACGACGATGGCGCCATCGTGGTTGCCCGTCCGAACGACGAGCGGCAAAACCGTTCGCTGCACGGGCTGTCGCGCACCCTGGTGGCCAACCTGGTCACGGGTGTGACGGAGGGTTACACCACCAAGATGGAGATCTACGGGGTGGGTTACCGCGTGCAGCTCAAGGGCAGCAACCTGGAGTTCGCGCTCGGCTACAGCCACCCGGTGGTGATCGAGGCACCGGACGGCATCACGTTTGCCGTGCAGGCTCCGACGAAATTCACGGTCACTGGGATCGACAAGCAGAAGGTCGGCCAGATCTCGGCGAACATCCGCCGTCTGCGCCGCCCCGACCCGTACAAGGGTAAGGGCGTGCGTTACGAGGGTGAGCAGATCCGCCGCAAGGTCGGAAAGACAGGTAAGTAG